A single window of Oerskovia paurometabola DNA harbors:
- a CDS encoding MBL fold metallo-hydrolase, with protein MTWWICRTCAVEHADRPEVCAICADERQWVPADGQAWTTLDELAAEGHEVSVTELEPDLFALAGHPGVGIGQESKIVRTPAGMLLWDPVGYLDDDAVRQVRALGEVVAVVASHPHMFGVQVEWSRALGDVPVLVAEADAGWVARPDPVIETWSEDREILPGVTLSQPGGHFPGSAVVHWAAGAQGRGVLLSGDTIFANPDRTSVSFMRSYPNRIPLSGAVVDRVATHVERFAFDRLYNNFEGVIPVGARGVVRRSADRHAAWVRGDFDHLT; from the coding sequence ATGACGTGGTGGATCTGCCGGACGTGCGCCGTCGAGCACGCGGACCGTCCCGAGGTGTGCGCGATCTGCGCCGACGAGCGCCAGTGGGTGCCCGCGGACGGTCAGGCGTGGACGACGCTCGACGAGCTCGCGGCCGAGGGGCACGAGGTCTCGGTGACCGAGCTCGAACCGGACCTCTTCGCGCTCGCGGGGCACCCCGGGGTCGGCATCGGGCAGGAGTCCAAGATCGTGCGGACCCCGGCCGGGATGCTGCTGTGGGACCCGGTCGGGTACCTGGACGACGACGCCGTGCGCCAGGTCCGGGCGCTCGGCGAGGTCGTGGCCGTCGTCGCGAGCCACCCGCACATGTTCGGGGTCCAGGTCGAGTGGAGCCGCGCGCTGGGGGACGTGCCCGTCCTCGTCGCCGAGGCCGACGCGGGGTGGGTCGCCCGCCCCGACCCGGTGATCGAGACGTGGTCCGAGGACCGCGAGATCCTGCCGGGCGTGACGCTCTCCCAGCCGGGCGGGCACTTCCCCGGCAGTGCCGTCGTCCACTGGGCGGCCGGTGCGCAGGGGCGTGGCGTCCTGCTCAGCGGTGACACGATCTTCGCGAACCCCGACCGCACGTCGGTGAGCTTCATGCGCAGCTACCCCAACCGGATCCCGCTGTCGGGGGCCGTGGTGGACCGGGTCGCGACCCATGTCGAGCGCTTCGCGTTCGACCGGCTCTACAACAACTTCGAGGGCGTGATCCCCGTGGGTGCGCGGGGCGTCGTGCGCCGGTCCGCGGACCGGCACGCGGCGTGGGTGCGCGGGGACTTCGACCACCTCACGTAG
- a CDS encoding winged helix-turn-helix transcriptional regulator: MSAGHTAVTTSPVVSCGEPHEDCGIRDVLDRIGDKWSVLVVVELAQGVRRFRELQRAVPGISQRMLTLTVRRLERDGLVTRTVFATVPPQVEYELTASGHSLTRLVKVLADWSADHRDGIAASRERWDALNPGSEVR; encoded by the coding sequence ATGTCAGCAGGGCACACCGCAGTGACCACGTCCCCCGTCGTCTCGTGCGGCGAACCGCACGAGGACTGCGGCATCCGTGACGTCCTCGACCGGATCGGCGACAAGTGGTCGGTGCTCGTCGTGGTCGAGCTCGCCCAGGGGGTCCGGCGGTTCCGCGAGCTCCAGCGCGCGGTCCCGGGGATCTCGCAGCGCATGCTCACGCTCACCGTGCGCCGGCTCGAACGGGACGGCCTGGTCACGCGTACGGTGTTCGCGACCGTGCCCCCGCAGGTCGAGTACGAGCTCACCGCGTCGGGCCACAGCCTCACGCGGCTGGTCAAGGTCCTGGCCGACTGGTCGGCCGACCACCGCGACGGCATCGCGGCCTCGCGCGAGCGGTGGGACGCGCTCAACCCGGGCTCCGAGGTGCGCTGA
- a CDS encoding DUF4097 family beta strand repeat-containing protein: MRTTNRRLVTAGLVAVAAVTLGACGFGPRSIATDTYTVTDEITAVRLDLEAGSVTLRGDGSATEVGIERTVDYAGSYPEQETHRVEDGVLVLSGCGRYCSASYSIDLPAGLPVTGETSHGSIDLDATGAVDVETSNGSITLTDVDARIVARTSNGKITGTRLGGTDGIDAETSNGSVEISITTPQDVRAATDNGKVQVQVPDGSYRVHAETDLGGTDVSVPDDPDGEFTIDASSSNGRVTVSRG, from the coding sequence ATGCGGACCACGAACCGGCGACTGGTGACGGCGGGCCTGGTGGCCGTCGCGGCGGTCACGCTCGGGGCGTGCGGGTTCGGGCCGCGGTCGATCGCGACCGACACCTACACCGTCACGGACGAGATCACCGCGGTGCGCCTCGACCTCGAGGCCGGCTCCGTCACGCTGCGCGGGGACGGCTCGGCGACCGAGGTCGGCATCGAGCGCACGGTCGACTACGCGGGCTCCTACCCCGAGCAGGAGACGCACCGCGTCGAGGACGGCGTCCTCGTCCTGTCCGGGTGCGGTCGGTACTGCTCGGCGAGCTACTCGATCGACCTGCCCGCCGGGCTGCCCGTCACGGGCGAGACGTCGCACGGCAGCATCGACCTGGACGCGACCGGCGCGGTCGACGTCGAGACGTCGAACGGGTCCATCACCCTCACCGACGTCGACGCGCGGATCGTCGCGCGGACCTCCAACGGCAAGATCACCGGGACCCGGCTCGGAGGCACCGACGGCATCGACGCCGAGACGTCGAACGGGTCGGTCGAGATCTCGATCACGACCCCGCAGGACGTCCGCGCGGCGACCGACAACGGCAAGGTCCAGGTCCAGGTCCCCGACGGCAGCTACCGGGTGCACGCCGAGACCGACCTGGGCGGCACGGACGTCAGCGTCCCGGACGACCCCGACGGCGAGTTCACGATCGACGCGTCCTCGTCCAACGGGCGGGTCACCGTCTCACGCGGCTGA
- a CDS encoding MFS transporter, translating into MSALTALRDRRLTGLPTRGQTLAYGASAFPANLMAQTFSAFVVFFYVDHLRLPAGWVAGAMVAHGILNAVLNPLVGAASDRHRTRWGRRVPWIGLGIVPLVAAFSLVWMPPEVSPTGLLVWFLVVVAVYDVAYVAVVLNTSALFPEIFRTTAERARGNTPRQIFGLVGMILGTAAAPLLYGSPLGWVGMGLVLGALCLAFYLWSLAGMVERPVDEVEVKAREAALPLREQLRYTFANKAFVTYVLGSLLLQSTTALLLASVPFYVRYVLGGAEADATLVLAPIFVVAIPAIVGWSWVVRKVGPRRALLWSVAAYGVAVGLFMLPGSLPGAMAVAGLVGIGVAGMMQLLEVALGQVIDDDERRTGLRREGMYFGVNGFVVRGSVIVQAVVIAAVLGATGYDAGLSVADQPEAVSTGIRVLMGGVPLVVAALAWLCFWVYPLRGLDVPGAAGDDEPRSVEALSR; encoded by the coding sequence ATGAGCGCGCTCACGGCCCTGCGCGACCGCCGTCTGACCGGTCTCCCCACGCGCGGTCAGACCCTCGCCTACGGCGCCTCGGCGTTCCCCGCGAACCTCATGGCGCAGACGTTCTCGGCGTTCGTGGTGTTCTTCTACGTCGACCACCTGCGGCTCCCCGCGGGCTGGGTCGCGGGCGCGATGGTCGCGCACGGCATCCTCAACGCAGTCCTCAACCCGCTCGTCGGCGCGGCCTCCGACCGGCACCGCACCCGCTGGGGGCGCCGCGTCCCGTGGATCGGGCTGGGGATCGTGCCGCTCGTCGCGGCGTTCTCGCTCGTGTGGATGCCTCCCGAGGTCAGCCCCACGGGGCTGCTCGTCTGGTTCCTCGTGGTGGTCGCGGTCTACGACGTCGCGTACGTCGCGGTCGTCCTCAACACCTCGGCGCTCTTCCCGGAGATCTTCCGCACGACGGCGGAGCGCGCCCGGGGCAACACGCCGCGCCAGATCTTCGGCCTGGTCGGGATGATCCTGGGCACCGCCGCGGCACCGCTGCTCTACGGCTCGCCGCTCGGGTGGGTCGGCATGGGACTCGTGCTCGGTGCGCTGTGCCTCGCGTTCTACCTGTGGTCGCTCGCGGGCATGGTCGAGAGGCCCGTCGACGAGGTCGAGGTCAAGGCCCGCGAGGCCGCGCTGCCGCTGCGCGAACAGCTCCGGTACACGTTCGCGAACAAGGCGTTCGTGACGTACGTCCTGGGGTCCCTGCTGCTCCAGTCCACGACCGCGCTCCTGCTCGCGTCGGTGCCGTTCTACGTGCGCTACGTGCTGGGCGGTGCCGAGGCCGACGCGACGCTCGTGCTCGCGCCGATCTTCGTCGTCGCGATCCCCGCGATCGTCGGCTGGTCCTGGGTGGTCCGCAAGGTCGGGCCGCGCCGGGCGTTGCTGTGGTCGGTCGCGGCGTACGGCGTGGCCGTGGGGCTGTTCATGCTGCCCGGGTCGCTGCCGGGGGCCATGGCCGTGGCCGGGCTCGTGGGCATCGGGGTCGCGGGCATGATGCAGCTCCTCGAGGTCGCGCTCGGCCAGGTCATCGACGACGACGAGCGGCGGACCGGGCTGCGCCGCGAGGGCATGTACTTCGGGGTCAACGGGTTCGTGGTGCGCGGCTCGGTGATCGTGCAGGCGGTCGTCATCGCGGCGGTCCTCGGCGCGACGGGCTACGACGCCGGTCTCTCGGTGGCGGACCAGCCCGAGGCCGTGTCGACCGGGATCCGCGTGCTCATGGGCGGCGTGCCGCTCGTGGTGGCCGCGCTGGCCTGGCTCTGCTTCTGGGTGTACCCGTTGCGCGGGCTGGACGTGCCCGGCGCCGCCGGTGACGACGAGCCGCGGAGTGTCGAGGCGCTGAGCCGCTGA
- a CDS encoding NAD(P)H-binding protein, with product MLLVTGTSGALGGAVAARLADRDDVLRGSREPRGPGARLVDFDRPETLPAALDGVDVLLVVSAGYAEDDVVRARHGAVVDAAATAGVRHVVYTSLAGTAERLTIALAHRWTEARLAGAPFDVTILRNGLYAEVPVALAVGFTAQPDGVFAAPWGDGAVSVVHRDDLADVAAQVAAEVHDDVRAGRRSGHAGRVYELAGDARLTGSDVAALVGGRYEAAPLGGTWDALAAGVPPYQVAHAASIFATLGAGFLARGDDDADHLAELLGRPPRPVTDVVRGVLGSRPAP from the coding sequence ATGCTGCTCGTCACCGGAACCTCCGGCGCCCTCGGTGGGGCGGTCGCCGCCCGCCTCGCCGACCGGGACGACGTGCTGAGGGGGTCTCGAGAGCCCCGGGGGCCCGGCGCGCGGCTGGTCGACTTCGACCGGCCCGAGACCCTGCCCGCCGCGCTCGACGGGGTCGACGTGCTCCTCGTGGTCTCGGCGGGGTACGCCGAGGACGACGTCGTGCGGGCACGGCACGGGGCGGTGGTCGACGCCGCGGCGACCGCCGGTGTGCGGCACGTGGTCTACACGAGCCTCGCGGGCACGGCCGAACGGTTGACGATCGCGCTGGCCCACCGGTGGACCGAGGCCCGGCTCGCGGGCGCGCCGTTCGACGTGACGATCCTGCGTAACGGCCTGTACGCCGAGGTCCCGGTGGCGCTCGCGGTCGGGTTCACGGCGCAGCCCGACGGCGTGTTCGCGGCTCCGTGGGGAGACGGCGCGGTGTCCGTGGTCCATCGCGACGACCTCGCGGACGTGGCCGCACAGGTGGCCGCCGAGGTGCACGACGACGTCCGCGCGGGTCGGAGGTCAGGGCATGCGGGACGCGTCTACGAGCTCGCCGGGGACGCGCGCCTCACGGGGTCGGACGTCGCCGCGCTCGTCGGTGGCAGGTACGAGGCGGCTCCGCTCGGCGGAACCTGGGACGCGCTGGCCGCAGGGGTCCCGCCCTACCAGGTGGCGCACGCGGCGTCGATCTTCGCGACCCTCGGTGCGGGCTTCCTCGCGCGCGGGGACGACGACGCGGACCACCTGGCGGAGCTGCTCGGACGCCCTCCGCGCCCGGTCACGGACGTGGTGCGGGGAGTGCTGGGTTCCCGCCCGGCACCATGA
- a CDS encoding ROK family transcriptional regulator codes for MLLAGDQRLLREINARAVLEVLDAHDTLGRPEIVAATGLSKTTVALALRTFVEHGLVEEAGLDHDRRGPAATLYRVDPEHGYALAVDIGHVRVRVALVDLVGRVRARAEQPLSAKEPEARASTVEKLAAHCVAAVRHDTGAESVAVRCAVVGLPAIVDADHAMVRRVPGLEKGGPTLHAALEEGLGCPVVLENDVNLAAIAEQRTGAGKGLDSFVLLRLGIGLGAGIVIDGRLHRGASGGAGEVAFLPQPGRALGAESIGAASLATSAKEAGLPAGLAPHEVLDLADDGDERAVAVVDELAGRLAVLVASVALLLEPQKIFLAGVAREDAVLGRVQTYLAERVGILPIVVEPSAVAADAVLLGAAALARDALRDQAFTAAVRRAAESEDLPDDDAPLDADLTTGLSSRGADDARTL; via the coding sequence ATGCTTCTTGCAGGAGATCAACGACTGCTCCGGGAGATCAACGCCCGCGCAGTCCTCGAGGTGCTCGACGCCCACGACACGCTCGGACGACCCGAGATCGTCGCGGCCACGGGCCTGTCCAAGACCACCGTGGCGCTCGCGCTGCGCACCTTCGTCGAGCACGGGCTCGTCGAGGAGGCCGGTCTCGACCACGACAGACGCGGCCCCGCAGCCACGCTGTACCGCGTCGACCCCGAGCACGGGTACGCGCTCGCGGTCGACATCGGTCACGTGCGCGTCCGTGTCGCGCTGGTCGACCTCGTCGGCCGCGTCCGAGCCCGCGCCGAGCAGCCGCTGTCCGCGAAGGAGCCCGAGGCGCGCGCGAGCACGGTCGAGAAGCTCGCCGCGCACTGCGTCGCCGCGGTGCGCCACGACACGGGCGCCGAGTCCGTCGCGGTCCGGTGCGCCGTCGTCGGGCTCCCGGCGATCGTGGACGCCGACCACGCCATGGTGCGCCGCGTGCCCGGCCTCGAGAAGGGCGGGCCCACGTTGCACGCGGCCCTCGAGGAAGGCCTCGGCTGTCCCGTCGTGCTCGAGAACGACGTCAACCTCGCCGCGATCGCCGAGCAGCGCACGGGCGCGGGCAAGGGGCTCGACTCGTTCGTGCTGCTGCGCCTGGGGATCGGGCTGGGCGCGGGCATCGTCATCGACGGCAGGCTGCACCGCGGCGCGTCCGGCGGGGCCGGCGAGGTCGCGTTCCTCCCGCAGCCCGGCCGCGCCCTCGGCGCCGAGAGCATCGGCGCCGCGTCGCTCGCGACCTCGGCCAAGGAGGCCGGCCTGCCCGCAGGTCTCGCACCGCACGAGGTCCTCGACCTCGCGGACGACGGCGACGAGCGTGCCGTCGCGGTCGTCGACGAGCTCGCCGGACGCCTCGCCGTGCTCGTCGCGTCGGTCGCGCTCCTGCTCGAACCGCAGAAGATCTTCCTCGCGGGCGTCGCGCGCGAGGACGCGGTCCTGGGCCGCGTCCAGACCTACCTCGCCGAACGGGTCGGCATCCTGCCGATCGTGGTCGAACCCAGCGCCGTCGCGGCCGACGCCGTGCTGCTCGGCGCCGCGGCCCTCGCGCGGGACGCGCTGCGCGACCAGGCGTTCACGGCCGCGGTACGGCGCGCCGCCGAGTCGGAGGACCTGCCCGACGACGACGCGCCCCTCGACGCAGACCTCACCACCGGCCTCTCCTCCCGAGGAGCCGACGATGCGCGCACCCTCTGA
- a CDS encoding uridine kinase, whose protein sequence is MRVEPVSPEVLVARVAALVAGHPRAGGAVRVLVDGHPSTHPETLADQLVEPLRVAGRPTARIGVRDFLRPASLRLEHGHEDPDSLLDEWIDVGALNREVLTAVGPDGDGRYLPSLRDPVTSRSTRADYVEAPPGLVVLLDGSLSLGRGLDVDLTVHLALQDATLARRTPPADAWTLPAYARYRAEVAPERDADVVVRVDDARRPAWVDVR, encoded by the coding sequence GTGCGCGTCGAGCCGGTCAGCCCCGAGGTCCTGGTCGCGCGGGTCGCCGCGCTCGTCGCGGGCCACCCCCGTGCCGGTGGTGCGGTGCGCGTGCTCGTCGACGGCCACCCCTCGACGCACCCGGAGACGCTCGCCGACCAGCTCGTCGAACCCCTGCGCGTCGCGGGCCGCCCGACGGCGCGCATCGGTGTGCGGGACTTCCTGCGCCCCGCGTCGCTGCGGCTCGAGCACGGCCACGAGGACCCGGACTCGTTGCTCGACGAGTGGATCGACGTCGGGGCGCTGAACCGGGAGGTGCTGACCGCCGTCGGGCCGGACGGGGACGGGCGCTACCTGCCGAGCCTTCGCGACCCCGTGACGTCGCGCTCGACGCGCGCCGACTACGTCGAGGCGCCCCCGGGGCTGGTCGTGCTGCTCGACGGGTCGCTGTCGCTCGGGCGCGGGCTCGACGTCGACCTGACCGTCCACCTGGCGCTCCAGGACGCGACCCTCGCGCGGCGCACGCCACCTGCGGACGCCTGGACGCTGCCCGCGTACGCGCGGTACCGGGCAGAGGTCGCCCCGGAGCGGGACGCCGACGTGGTCGTGCGCGTCGACGACGCACGGCGCCCCGCGTGGGTCGACGTCCGGTAG
- a CDS encoding polysaccharide deacetylase family protein yields MRAPSDLVTRLGLPPDARALILNADDFGMCRAANRAITELLVAGHLDSATLMVPCPWAPEALAFAADRTDLDLGVHLVLTSEWTRYRWRPLTGIGTTLVDDAGYFPADCRSVELRASDADVVAELAAQLDAALAAGMDVTHLDNHMGSVYGLETGRSLLPQVFGLAARHGLPFRLPRTVGLGLPDTYRSVLDQAAAAADSAGVVILDHLATHPFELLGEGTPDEEDFASMKAGFLDLLRATEPGVTEVFLHPMLDDDELGDVADHSVAKRGFERRLLADPDVAATLAEEGIVRVGWRDLRDVQRGLEPRARDASGALSARASDAVGGAR; encoded by the coding sequence ATGCGCGCACCCTCTGACCTCGTGACCCGGCTCGGCCTCCCGCCGGACGCCCGGGCGCTGATCCTCAACGCCGACGACTTCGGCATGTGCCGCGCCGCCAACCGCGCGATCACCGAGCTGCTCGTCGCGGGCCACCTCGACTCCGCGACGCTCATGGTGCCGTGCCCGTGGGCCCCCGAGGCGCTCGCGTTCGCGGCCGACCGCACCGACCTCGACCTGGGCGTGCACCTCGTGCTCACGAGCGAGTGGACCCGGTACCGGTGGCGCCCTCTCACCGGGATCGGGACGACCCTCGTCGACGACGCCGGGTACTTCCCGGCCGACTGCCGCAGCGTCGAGCTCCGGGCGAGCGACGCGGACGTCGTGGCCGAGCTCGCCGCCCAGCTCGACGCGGCGCTCGCCGCCGGCATGGACGTCACGCACCTCGACAACCACATGGGCTCGGTCTACGGGCTGGAGACGGGCCGCAGCCTCCTGCCGCAGGTCTTCGGGCTCGCGGCCCGTCACGGCCTGCCGTTCCGGCTGCCGCGCACGGTCGGCCTGGGGCTGCCCGACACGTACCGGTCGGTGCTCGACCAGGCCGCGGCGGCGGCCGACTCGGCCGGCGTCGTGATCCTCGACCACCTCGCCACCCACCCCTTCGAGCTCCTCGGGGAGGGGACGCCCGACGAGGAGGACTTCGCCTCGATGAAGGCGGGCTTCCTCGACCTGCTCCGCGCGACCGAGCCGGGGGTCACCGAGGTCTTCCTGCACCCCATGCTCGACGACGACGAGCTCGGCGACGTCGCCGACCACTCGGTCGCCAAGCGCGGCTTCGAGCGCCGGCTGCTCGCCGACCCCGACGTCGCCGCGACCCTCGCCGAGGAAGGGATCGTGCGCGTCGGCTGGCGCGACCTGCGCGACGTCCAGCGCGGGCTCGAACCCCGGGCGCGAGACGCCTCGGGCGCCCTGTCCGCGCGGGCGAGCGACGCCGTCGGGGGTGCTCGATGA
- a CDS encoding hemerythrin domain-containing protein, protein MTEGEKTRLVAWSRELRAVHARLREALRATRAALDDGEPAEPATRDLLLFCHGFCTALTGHHEGEDRELFPAIAAAHPELVGTLRNLRQDHSMIAHLLSGLLAAVDRAATPDELDRHLEGVAAIMESHFRYEERALLTVLDSLALDADVRDVLGPL, encoded by the coding sequence GTGACTGAGGGCGAGAAGACCAGGCTCGTCGCCTGGAGCCGCGAGCTGCGCGCCGTGCACGCCCGGCTGCGCGAGGCGCTGCGCGCGACCCGGGCCGCGCTCGACGACGGAGAGCCCGCCGAACCCGCGACCCGCGACCTGCTGCTGTTCTGCCACGGCTTCTGCACCGCCCTGACGGGCCACCACGAGGGCGAGGACCGCGAGCTGTTCCCCGCGATCGCGGCCGCCCACCCCGAGCTGGTCGGGACCCTGCGCAACCTGAGGCAGGACCACTCGATGATCGCGCACCTGCTGAGCGGGCTGCTGGCCGCGGTCGACCGGGCGGCGACGCCGGACGAGCTCGACCGTCACCTCGAGGGGGTCGCCGCGATCATGGAGTCCCACTTCCGCTACGAGGAGCGCGCGCTGCTCACGGTGCTCGACTCGCTCGCGCTCGACGCCGACGTCCGCGACGTCCTGGGACCGCTCTAG